The Tenrec ecaudatus isolate mTenEca1 chromosome 14, mTenEca1.hap1, whole genome shotgun sequence genome contains a region encoding:
- the LOC142425460 gene encoding large ribosomal subunit protein uL24-like, with product MKFNPFVTSDRSKNRKRHFNAPSHVRRKIMSSPLSKELRQKYNVRSMPIRKDDEVQVVRGHYKGQQVGKVVQVYRKKYVIYIERVQRDKANGTTVHVGIHPSKVVITRLKLDKDRKKILERKAKSRQVGKEKGKYKEESLEKMQE from the coding sequence ATGAAGTTCAATCCCTTTGTGACTTCGGACCGGAGCAAAAACCGGAAAAGGCATTTCAATGCTCCTTCCCACGTTCGCAGGAAGATTATGTCTTCCCCGCTTTCCAAGGAACTGAGACAGAAATACAATGTTCGGTCCATGCCTATCCGCAAGGATGATGAAGTTCAGGTTGTGCGAGGGCACTACAAAGGTCAGCAGGTTGGCAAAGTGGTCCAGGTTTACCGGAAGAAGTACGTCATCTACATTGAGCGGGTGCAGCGAGATAAAGCTAACGGCACCACTGTCCATGTGGGCATTCACCCCAGCAAGGTGGTGATTACGAGGTTAAAACTGGACAAAGACCGCAAAAAGATCCTGGAGCGGAAAGCCAAATCTCGCCAAGTCGGAAAGGAAAAGGGCAAATACAAGGAAGAATCACTTGAGAAGATGCAAGAGTGA